Proteins found in one Zea mays cultivar B73 chromosome 1, Zm-B73-REFERENCE-NAM-5.0, whole genome shotgun sequence genomic segment:
- the LOC103634507 gene encoding ethylene-overproduction protein 1, producing the protein MTNNFLTTIKSLKLIEGCKAAQLYALSSVGAASTSGSGDAGGSSNGKPQPPPPPKTISMRSGSLYYPHAAPSTSGAFVPEPHLPCGLPVADALEPALDACLRPVDHVGVLAASYRRVSAATAGGDDDLCDAYLEQHALFQSIGDARLIRRALRAARVHADNPHRRAVLAAWLRYERREDELDPAPPPLAPCTATTPLLECPRAAVFASVSHSHSVDPVCPCRRPPLPPVTPPPHRLRRNTSGAASEMSEEEEPETNDLWFIIGEEEVACERSCIAALSKPLNTLLYGGFAEAHRDRIDFSRDGITPRGMRAVSAYSRHGRVDDFPPDVISQLLAFANKFCCEGLKAACDNQLAAMVRGLDDARSLIDIGLEEASHLLVASCLQAFLRELPKSLTCPDIARLLCSPEGRERLDISGNASFALYHFLSYVAMEQDMRSNTTVMLLERLNEFAEQPWQKQLALHQLGCVMLQRGEFEEAQEWFEAAVGEGHVYSVAGEARAKYKRGHKYAAYKLMNSILGEYDEPAGWMYQERSLYCVGKEKLADLQAATELDPTMTFPYKYRACALLEEDNAASAIAEISRVVGFKMATDCLELRAWFYLALEQCELAVQDVRAILTLDPTYMMFHGRMHGEQLIELLRGQVQQWDMADCWMQLYGRWSAVDDIGSLAVVQQMLSREPGNSSLRFRQSLLLLRLNCQKAAMRSLRYARNSTLHEHERLVYEGWILYDSGHRDEALAKAEQSIGLQRSFEAFFLKAYALGDSSLDTESSLSVVQLLEHANSCASDNLRKGQAYNNMGSIYVDCDMLDEAAECYGIALNIKHTRAHQGLARVHYLKNRKKVAFEEMTKLVEIASNCASAYEKRSEYGEREAARSDLNMATLLDPTRTYPYRYRAAVLMDEGKEEEAIAELSGAIAFKPDLQLLHLRAAFFDSMGERESALRDCEAALCLDPTHGDTLELYSKASTTKAEPQS; encoded by the exons AAAGAGCCTGAAGCTGATCGAGGGTTGCAAAGCCGCACAATTATACGCCTTAAGCTCCGTTGGGGCAGCCTCCACGTCCGGCTCGGGGGATGCCGGAGGGAGCAGCAACGGCAAGCCCCAGCCTCCTCCGCCGCCAAAGACCATCTCGATGCGGTCCGGATCGCTGTACTACCCGCACGCGGCGCCGTCCACGTCGGGCGCCTTCGTGCCCGAGCCGCACCTGCCGTGCGGCCTCCCGGTGGCCGACGCCCTCGAGCCGGCCCTGGACGCGTGCCTGCGCCCCGTCGACCACGTCGGCGTGCTCGCCGCGTCGTACCGGCGGGTCTCGGCCGCCACGGCGGGGGGCGACGACGACCTCTGCGACGCGTACCTGGAGCAGCACGCGCTGTTCCAGTCGATCGGCGACGCGAGGCTGATCCGGCGGGCGCTGCGGGCCGCGCGCGTCCACGCGGACAACCCGCACCGGCGCGCCGTGCTCGCCGCGTGGCTCCGGTACGAGCGCCGCGAGGACGAGCTcgacccggcgccgccgccgctcgcGCCCTGCACCGCGACGACGCCGCTGCTCGAGTGCCCCCGCGCCGCTGTCTTCGCCAGCGTGTCCCACTCCCACAGCGTGGACCCGGTCTGCCCGTGCCGCCGCCCACCGCTTCCTCCAGTCACCCCTCCACCGCACCGCCTGAGGCGCAACACGTCGGGCGCCGCCTCCGAGATGAGCGAGGAGGAGGAGCCGGAGACCAATGACCTGTGGTTCATCATCGGCGAGGAGGAGGTAGCGTGCGAGCGGTCGTGCATCGCGGCGCTCTCAAAGCCGCTCAACACCCTCCTCTACGGCGGGTTCGCCGAGGCGCACCGCGACCGGATCGACTTCTCCCGCGACGGCATCACGCCGCGCGGCATGCGCGCGGTCTCCGCCTACAGCCGCCACGGCCGCGTGGACGACTTCCCGCCCGACGTCATCTCCCAGCTCCTCGCATTCGCCAACAAGTTCTGCTGCGAGGGCCTGAAGGCAGCTTGCGACAACCAGCTCGCGGCCATGGTGCGGGGTCTCGACGACGCCCGGTCCCTCATCGACATCGGCCTCGAGGAGGCCTCCCACCTCCTCGTCGCCTCCTGCCTCCAGGCGTTCCTGCGGGAGCTCCCCAAGTCGCTCACGTGCCCGGACATCGCGCGCCTGCTCTGCAGCCCAGAGGGGCGAGAGCGCCTTGACATCTCCGGTAACGCGTCCTTCGCGCTCTACCACTTCCTCTCTTACGTCGCCATGGAGCAGGACATGAGGTCGAACACCACGGTGATGCTGCTGGAGAGGCTGAATGAATTCGCGGAGCAGCCATGGCAGAAGCAGCTGGCACTGCACCAGCTCGGGTGCGTGATGCTCCAGCGCGGCGAGTTCGAGGAAGCGCAGGAGTGGTTCGAGGCCGCCGTCGGCGAGGGCCATGTGTACTCGGTCGCCGGAGAGGCACGTGCCAAGTACAAGCGCGGGCACAAGTACGCCGCGTACAAGCTAATGAACAGTATTCTCGGCGAGTACGACGAACCCGCCGGGTGGATGTACCAAGAGCGCTCCCTGTACTGTGTCGGCAAGGAGAAGTTGGCTGATCTGCAGGCGGCGACGGAGCTGGACCCTACGATGACATTCCCGTACAAATATCGtgcgtgcgcgctgctggaggaggACAATGCTGCGTCCGCGATCGCAGAGATCAGCAGGGTCGTCGGTTTCAAGATGGCGACCGATTGCCTTGAGCTCCGGGCGTGGTTCTACCTTGCGCTTGAGCAGTGCGAGCTGGCTGTGCAGGACGTGAGGGCGATATTGACGTTGGATCCAACCTACATGATGTTCCACGGGAGAATGCACGGGGAGCAGCTGATTGAGCTCCTCCGAGGACAGGTGCAGCAGTGGGATATGGCGGATTGCTGGATGCAGCTGTACGGTCGGTGGTCGGCGGTGGATGACATCGGCTCTCTGGCGGTTGTCCAGCAGATGCTCTCCAGGGAACCCGGAAACAGCAGCTTGCGGTTTCGACAGTCACTTCTCCTTCTAAG GCTAAACTGTCAGAAAGCTGCCATGCGCAGTTTGCGATATGCTCGGAACAGCACGCTCCATGAGCATGAGAGGCTCGTATACGAAGGGTGGATTCTGTATGACAGTGGGCATCGCGACGAAGCGTTAGCCAAGGCCGAGCAGTCGATCGGACTCCAGAGATCATTCGAAGCCTTCTTCCTCAAGGCGTACGCCTTAGGAGATTCTAGCCTTGACACGGAATCCTCGCTCTCCGTGGTCCAGCTTCTGGAACATGCCAACAGCTGTGCTTCCGACAACCTTCGCAAGGGGCAG GCATACAACAACATGGGGAGCATCTACGTGGACTGTGACATGCTGGACGAGGCTGCCGAGTGCTACGGCATCGCGCTGAACATAAAGCACACACGGGCGCATCAGGGCCTAGCTCGAGTCCACTACTTGAAAAACAGGAAAAAGGTTGCGTTTGAGGAGATGACGAAGCTCGTGGAGATTGCCAGCAACTGCGCGTCGGCGTATGAAAAGCGGTCGGAATACGGTGAGCGCGAAGCTGCGAGGAGCGACCTGAACATGGCGACGCTTCTTGATCCTACCAGGACTTATCCTTACAGATACAGAGCAGCTG TACTGATGGACGAGGGCAAGGAGGAGGAGGCGATCGCGGAGCTGTCAGGAGCCATAGCTTTCAAGCCGGACCTCCAGCTGCTGCACCTCCGCGCGGCGTTCTTCGACTCCATGGGCGAGCGCGAGAGCGCCCTGCGGGACTGCGAGGCCGCGCTCTGCCTGGACCCGACCCACGGCGACACATTGGAGCTGTACAGCAAAGCCTCCACCACCAAGGCCG